Proteins encoded together in one Gigantopelta aegis isolate Gae_Host chromosome 8, Gae_host_genome, whole genome shotgun sequence window:
- the LOC121380172 gene encoding uncharacterized protein LOC121380172 isoform X2 encodes MQEISEKHEVVAAEGDESGNSTEEKAGPGSARATQSDSGNDVQRFLMIDHGEDIIKQLNDVSREYKRQNIVTSLFVGMFTVLVSIRYRPFHSAIEKYLTFRKSKRAASSDVDTTAPQTEARTSDSEASTVQATEEKEESKNTTPTSQEVGKPKSESEYFDMLPDPNTL; translated from the exons ATGCAAGAAATTTCAGAAAAACATGAGGTTGTAGCGGCAGAAGGTGATGAAAGTGGAAACTCAACGGAAGAGAAAGCAGGACCCGGTTCAGCCCGTGCAACACAGTCCGATTCTGGAAATGATGTCCAAA GATTTTTGATGATAGATCATGGTGAAGATATTATCAAACAGCTGAATGATGTTAGCCGGGAATACAAGCGCCAG aatatcGTGACATCACTTTTCGTTGGAATGTTCACCGTCCTGGTCAGCATCCGATACCGCCCATTCCACTCGGCCATCGAGAAGTACCTCACCTTCAGGAAGTCGAAGCGCGCTGCCAGCAGTGATGTGGACACCACAGCTCCACAGACTGAGGCGCGAACCTCGGACAGCGAAGCATCCACGGTCCAGGCCACCGAGGAGAAGGAGGAAAGCAAAAACACCACGCCAACCTCACAGGAGGTCGGGAAACCCAAGTCAGAGTCCGAGTATTTCGATATGCTGCCAGATCCAAATACTCTTTAG
- the LOC121380172 gene encoding uncharacterized protein LOC121380172 isoform X1 → MQEISEKHEVVAAEGDESGNSTEEKAGPGSARATQSDSGNDVQRFLMIDHGEDIIKQLNDVSREYKRQVGELAQEVDLLWHVLRTFMMMFGPLLVGVVVLIMAKCTLPKGGHQLIDLNNIVTSLFVGMFTVLVSIRYRPFHSAIEKYLTFRKSKRAASSDVDTTAPQTEARTSDSEASTVQATEEKEESKNTTPTSQEVGKPKSESEYFDMLPDPNTL, encoded by the exons ATGCAAGAAATTTCAGAAAAACATGAGGTTGTAGCGGCAGAAGGTGATGAAAGTGGAAACTCAACGGAAGAGAAAGCAGGACCCGGTTCAGCCCGTGCAACACAGTCCGATTCTGGAAATGATGTCCAAA GATTTTTGATGATAGATCATGGTGAAGATATTATCAAACAGCTGAATGATGTTAGCCGGGAATACAAGCGCCAG GTGGGTGAGTTGGCCCAGGAAGTGGATCTGTTGTGGCATGTGCTGCGCACGTTCATGATGATGTTCGGACCCCTGCTGGTGGGCGTGGTCGTCCTGATCATGGCTAAATGCACGCTACCCAAGGGAGGCCATCAGCTGATCGATTTAAAC aatatcGTGACATCACTTTTCGTTGGAATGTTCACCGTCCTGGTCAGCATCCGATACCGCCCATTCCACTCGGCCATCGAGAAGTACCTCACCTTCAGGAAGTCGAAGCGCGCTGCCAGCAGTGATGTGGACACCACAGCTCCACAGACTGAGGCGCGAACCTCGGACAGCGAAGCATCCACGGTCCAGGCCACCGAGGAGAAGGAGGAAAGCAAAAACACCACGCCAACCTCACAGGAGGTCGGGAAACCCAAGTCAGAGTCCGAGTATTTCGATATGCTGCCAGATCCAAATACTCTTTAG